In Variovorax paradoxus, a single genomic region encodes these proteins:
- the paaE gene encoding 1,2-phenylacetyl-CoA epoxidase subunit PaaE: MSTLFHPLRVKAIEPDTAEAVIVSFEVPTDLQEVFGFTQGQYLTLRKDIDGQDLRRSYSICAGLDDGELRVGVRKVRGGVFSNWINANLHPGDTLQVMAPQGRFFVPIEPSSARHHVGIAGGSGITPILSIMKTVLAREPRSRFTLIYGNRQLQSTMFKEEIEDLKNRYMTRLVLQHVFSDEHTDSPLGFGVMNREKIGEFLQGVVPAAQIDHVYVCGPFQMNDEAEAALLAAGVPEDRIHIERFGVALPSATQVGAVVHEAQPGDAKQSRITIVRDGLQREITFTEGQPSILDAASAAGLEVPFSCTSGVCGTCRAKCVDGEVRMERNFALDKNEVAAGFVLTCQAHPLTESVTLSFDER, translated from the coding sequence ATGAGCACCCTCTTCCACCCCTTGCGCGTGAAGGCCATCGAGCCCGACACGGCCGAGGCCGTCATCGTCTCCTTCGAAGTCCCGACCGACCTGCAGGAAGTGTTCGGCTTCACGCAGGGCCAGTACCTCACGCTTCGCAAGGACATCGACGGCCAGGACCTGCGCCGTTCCTATTCGATTTGCGCCGGCCTCGACGACGGCGAACTGCGCGTCGGCGTGCGCAAGGTGCGCGGCGGCGTGTTCTCCAACTGGATCAACGCCAACCTGCACCCCGGCGACACCCTGCAGGTGATGGCGCCGCAGGGCCGCTTCTTCGTGCCCATCGAGCCTTCCTCGGCGCGGCACCACGTCGGCATCGCGGGCGGCAGCGGCATCACGCCCATCCTGTCCATCATGAAGACGGTGCTGGCGCGCGAGCCGCGCAGCCGCTTCACGCTGATCTACGGCAACCGCCAGCTGCAGTCCACGATGTTCAAGGAAGAGATCGAGGACCTGAAGAACCGCTACATGACGCGCCTCGTGCTGCAGCACGTGTTCTCCGACGAGCACACCGACTCGCCCCTGGGCTTCGGCGTGATGAACCGCGAGAAGATCGGCGAATTCCTGCAGGGCGTGGTGCCCGCCGCGCAGATCGACCATGTGTACGTGTGCGGCCCGTTCCAGATGAACGACGAGGCCGAGGCCGCGCTGCTGGCCGCCGGCGTGCCGGAAGACCGCATCCACATCGAGCGCTTCGGCGTCGCGCTGCCCTCGGCCACGCAGGTGGGCGCGGTGGTGCACGAAGCCCAGCCGGGCGACGCCAAGCAGTCGCGCATCACCATCGTGCGCGACGGCCTGCAGCGCGAGATCACCTTCACCGAGGGCCAGCCCAGCATCCTCGACGCGGCATCGGCGGCCGGGCTCGAAGTGCCGTTCTCGTGCACCTCGGGCGTGTGCGGCACCTGCCGCGCCAAATGCGTGGACGGGGAAGTCCGAATGGAACGGAACTTCGCGCTCGACAAGAATGAGGTCGCCGCGGGCTTCGTACTGACCTGCCAGGCGCACCCCCTTACCGAAAGCGTCACCCTCTCCTTCGACGAGCGGTGA
- the paaD gene encoding 1,2-phenylacetyl-CoA epoxidase subunit PaaD, which yields MNALASRVDAAWAVLHTVLDPEVPAVSVCDLGIVREVIEHDDGLEIVLTPTYSGCPATEAIEHDVLAAIENAGLGRARATLRRAPAWSSDWISDEGRAKLKAYGIAPPAHLTPEAAANTAMPIKLFGRIAGERIACPRCASERTERLSAFGSTACKALYRCMACREPFEHFKPI from the coding sequence GTGAACGCACTGGCGTCGCGCGTCGATGCGGCGTGGGCCGTGCTGCACACGGTGCTCGACCCCGAGGTGCCGGCCGTGTCGGTCTGCGACCTGGGCATCGTGCGCGAGGTGATCGAGCACGACGACGGCCTGGAGATCGTTCTCACGCCGACCTACTCCGGCTGCCCCGCCACCGAAGCCATCGAGCACGACGTGCTGGCCGCCATCGAGAACGCCGGCCTGGGCCGTGCCCGCGCCACGCTGCGCCGCGCGCCCGCATGGTCGAGCGACTGGATCAGCGACGAAGGCCGCGCCAAGCTCAAGGCCTACGGCATCGCGCCGCCGGCGCACCTCACGCCCGAAGCGGCCGCCAACACCGCCATGCCGATCAAGCTCTTCGGCCGCATCGCCGGAGAGCGCATCGCCTGCCCGCGCTGCGCGAGCGAGCGCACCGAACGCCTGTCGGCATTCGGCTCCACGGCCTGCAAGGCCCTCTATCGCTGCATGGCCTGCCGCGAACCGTTCGAACATTTCAAGCCAATCTAA